The Cannabis sativa cultivar Pink pepper isolate KNU-18-1 unplaced genomic scaffold, ASM2916894v1 Contig3, whole genome shotgun sequence genome window below encodes:
- the LOC133033200 gene encoding uncharacterized protein LOC133033200 isoform X3, with translation MFLVAFDLLCTLTCLLSSMPQTYVSGYGGDPILLVLILIIVWKMVPRDDGMPSSHFYNYEAVHICKLVGHEGSIFRLTWSSDGAKLVSVSDDRSARIWEIEDKPSESVGISLFGHSARVWDCCVSDSLIVTAGEDCTCRVWGLDGKQLHMIKEHLGRGIWRCLYDPKFSILITAGFDSSIKVHQLQTSLSGSPEGHAEAKEIDRTNKFSVCIPRSSDHIGLTDSKSEYVRCLRFSHQDTLYVSTNNGYLYHAKLSDNGDVCWTKIVRASEKVPIVCMDLLSKPSKPCYEDKDWIAVGDGKGNMTVVRVSNVASPNADITLTWSAEKERQLLGTHWCKPLGYNYVFTADPRGALKLWRLWDTSQPFPYNSSASSNVSLIAEFTSCFGMRIMCLDASVEDEVLVCGDIRGNLVLFPLLKSVLESTIAVSDMKIAALSYFKGAHGISSVTSVSVSSLNSNQIEMRSTGGDGCICYLEYGIDRQNLEFIGMKQVKELSLIQSVCSDNKSDCDSSIAHFAAGFASVDFMIWNLKNETKVLQIPCGGWRRPHSYYVGDQPEIKNCFAYVKDEVIHIHRHWEPEGLGKIYPLNLHMQFHGREMHSLCFITEELQPGAKHSLLSRSSWIATGCEDGTVRLTRYTPGVENWSESKLLGEHVGGSAVRSICYTSRIHVISSDLAKSTVALNKDDVFVENIENPFLLISVGAKRVLTSWLLRNRKLHKTEDSTLAGEQHNATENGNSSEVSSSMSFQWLSTDMPPKYSSSDKYTKSIGKETGLQENVPGMKANEGTEDGKMELKSCTRDKCEDDWRYLAVTAFLVKYAGSRLTVCFVVVACSDATLTLRALVLPHRLWFDVALMVSLSSPVLALQHVIIPTCLPSKENIQDRSVYIVISGATDGSVAFWDISESIETFMCWVSVLHVEKFIDCQKRPRTGRGSQGGRWWRSIGRSMSKNSTDSESITDKAGPAANLDFPNFVKHEIPSLKDASESSTTTSFEAIHVASNKSELDIDDSSSEICKICPSHVLKNLHQSGVNCLHVSDVKGCQSPDNGFVYNVLSGGDDQALHYLSFDLEFSSAERKTEIITPEVINPITGQGCAKNFVKSYQNQNHGYRIRFLNRDKVLSAHSSAVKGVWTDGLWVFSTGLDQRIRCWRLGEQGKITEKAYVIISVPEPEALDARICSRGYYQIAVAGRGMQIAEFWCNS, from the exons ATGTTTCTTGTAGCTTTTGACTTGTTATGTACGCTTACATGCTTGTTGAGCTCAATGCCACAAACATATGTGAGCGGATATGGTGGAGACCCAATACTCTTAGTTTTAATCTTG ATAATCGTTTGGAAAATGGTTCCTCGAGATGATGGCATGCCCAGCTCTCACTTTTATAATTATGAAGCTGTTCATATATGTAAACTAGTTGGCCATGAAGGTTCAATCTTCCGTTTGACATGGTCCTCTGATGGAGCGAAGCTGGTCTCTGTTTCTGATGATCGTAG CGCTCGTATTTGGGAAATAGAAGATAAACCATCAGAATCTGTTGGCATCTCCCTCTTTGGTCACAGTGCAAGAGTTTGGGACTGCTGTGTATCTGATTCT TTGATTGTCACTGCTGGCGAAGATTGCACTTGCCGTGTTTGGGGACTGGATGGAAAACAACTCCATATGATCAAGGAGCACTT AGGAAGGGGAATATGGCGATGTTTGTATGATCCAAAATTTTCTATACTCATTACTGCTGGATTTGACTCTTCAATCAAAGTGCATCAGCTGCAGACTTCACTCTCTGGAAGTCCGGAGGGACATGCTGAGGCAAAGGAAATTGACAGAACAAACAAATTCTCTGTTTGTATTCCTAGATCTTCGGATCATATTGGGCTAACAGATAG TAAAAGTGAGTATGTTCGTTGCTTGCGATTTTCACACCAAGACACCCTTTATGTTTCCACAAACAATGGTTATCTCTACCATGCTAAATTATCTGATAATGGTGATGTATGTTGGACAAAGATTGTGCGGGCTAGTGAAAAGGTGCCCATTGTTTGTATGGATTTGCTATCAAAACCATCCAAGCCTTGCTATGAGGACAAGGATTGGATTGCTGTTGGAGATGGTAAAGGGAACATGACAGTTGTCAGAGTTAGTAATGTTGCTTCTCCTAATGCAGACATCACCCTTACTTGGTCAGCGGAAAAAGAGAGACAGCTCTTGGGTACACATTGGTGTAAGCCATTAGGATACAA CTATGTTTTCACGGCTGACCCCAGAGGAGCATTGAAGCTATGGAGGCTGTGGGATACCTCACAACCTTTTCCTTATAATTCTTCGGCCAGTAGCAATGTCTCTCTTATAGCTGAATTCACATCTTGTTTTGGAATGCGAATAATGTGTTTGGACGCCTCAGTTGAGGATGAG GTGCTTGTATGTGGAGATATACGTGGAAATCTTGTTTTATTTCCTTTATTAAAAAGTGTGTTGGAGAGCACAATTGCTGTATCAGATATGAAAATAGCTGCATTATCTTACTTCAAAGGGGCACATGGAATATCAAGTGTCACCAGTGTTTCTGTTTCTAGCCTAAATTCCAATCAGATTGAAATGCGATCG ACTGGTGGAGATGGGTGCATATGCTATTTGGAATATGGCATAGATAGGCAGAATTTGGAATTTATCGGGATGAAACAAGTGAAGGAATTGAGTTTGATCCAGTCTGTTTGCTCCGATAATAAATCAGATTGTGATTCGTCTATTGCCCACTTTGCAGCTGGTTTTGCATCTGTTGATTTTATGATATGGAATTTGAAAAACGAAACAAAG GTCTTGCAAATACCTTGTGGTGGATGGCGACGTCCTCATTCCTATTATGTTGGTGATCAACCAGAAATAAAGAACTGTTTTGCATACGTAAAG GATGAAGTTATCCATATTCATAGACATTGGGAACCAGAAGGTTTAGGGAAGATATACCCCCTGAACCTGCATATGCAATTCCATGGGAGAGAAATGCACTCCTTATGTTTCATCACAGAAGAATTGCAGCCTGGAGCAAAGCACAGCCTTTTATCTCGATCTAGTTGGATTGCTACTGGCTGTGAAGATGGAACTGTAAGGTTGACTAG ATATACTCCAGGTGTTGAAAATTGGTCTGAATCAAAATTACTGGGGGAGCATGTTGGTGGATCAGCTGTGAGGTCAATATGCTATACGTCAAGGATACACGTGATTTCATCAGATCTGGCCAAAAGTACTGTTGCCCTAAACAAAGATGATGTGTTTGTAGAGAATATAGAAAATCCATTTCTTCTGATTTCAGTTGGTGCAAAACGGGTCCTAACTTCTTGGCTGTTGAGGAATAGGAAATTACACAAGACAGAAGACAGTACACTGGCTGGTGAGCAGCATAATGCTACAGAAAATGGCAATTCATCTGAAGTGTCATCTTCTATGTCATTCCAGTGGCTTTCAACTGATATGCCACCCAAATATTCAAGTTCAGATAAATATACCAAAAGTATTGGGAAGGAAACTGGTCTACAAGAGAATGTGCCTGGTATGAAAGCTAACGAAGGTACAGAAGATGGGAAAATGGAGCTGAAATCTTGCACTAGAGACAAATGTGAAGATGATTGGAGATACCTGGCTGTCACTGCTTTTCTTGTGAAATATGCTGGTTCCAG GTTAACTGTCTGTTTTGTAGTTGTCGCTTGTTCAGATGCCACATTGACGTTACGGGCTCTAGTCTTGCCCCATAGATTAtg GTTTGATGTGGCATTGATGGTGTCCCTATCATCACCCGTTTTAGCATTGCAGCATGTTATCATTCCAACATGTTTGCCTTCTAAAG AGAATATTCAGGATAGAAGTGTGTATATTGTCATTAGTGGTGCTACAGACGGGAGCGTTGCCTTCTGGGACATAAGTGAAAGTATTGAAACTTTTATGTGTTGGGTATCAGTTCTTCATGTGGAGAAGTTCATTGACTGTCAGAAGCGGCCACGTACTGGAAGGGGAAGTCAGGGTGGAAGATGGTGGAGATCTATTGGCCGTAGCATGTCGAAAAATAGCACAGACAGTGAATCAATCACTGACAAAGCTGGACCAGCCGCTAATCTTGATTTCCCAAATTTTGTTAAACATGAAATACCATCATTGAAAGATGCTTCTGAAAGTAGCACAACAACTTCTTTTGAAGCTATTCATGTTGCCTCCAATAAGTCAGAATTGGACATAGATGATTCTTCATCTGAAATATGCAAAATATGTCCTTCACATGTTTTAAAGAACCTTCACCAATCTGGTGTTAATTGTCTTCATGTTTCAGATGTGAAAGGTTGTCAAAGTCCTGACAATGGTTTTGTTTACAATGTACTTAGTGGAGGTGATGATCAAGCTCTCCACTATCTTAGCTTTGATTTAGAATTTTCATCAGCAGAGCGGAAAACTGAAATAATAACACCAGAAGTGATAAATCCCATCACTGGGCAAGGATGTGCTAAGAACTTTGTTAAATCTTACCAAAATCAGAACCACGGTTATAGGATCAGATTCTTAAATCGTGATAAGGTTCTTTCTGCTCATTCCTCTGCTGTAAAAG
- the LOC133033200 gene encoding tRNA (34-2'-O)-methyltransferase regulator trm734-like isoform X1 produces the protein MAVELEQSGSWCLQSSQYIGEISALSLLHFPHRLSSLPYLLAGSGSQLLVYDLELGKMVNSFDVFHGIRVHGISSSNIHSSKIAIFGEKRVKLYSLGLAQIGLDLTLLQSLPKFGSWVLDVCFLKGHWSSSQEQEANSHLVVGCSDNSVLLWDMSNSSVVLHVQSPDRSLLYSMRLWGNTDSLEALRIASGTIYNEIIVWKMVPRDDGMPSSHFYNYEAVHICKLVGHEGSIFRLTWSSDGAKLVSVSDDRSARIWEIEDKPSESVGISLFGHSARVWDCCVSDSLIVTAGEDCTCRVWGLDGKQLHMIKEHLGRGIWRCLYDPKFSILITAGFDSSIKVHQLQTSLSGSPEGHAEAKEIDRTNKFSVCIPRSSDHIGLTDSKSEYVRCLRFSHQDTLYVSTNNGYLYHAKLSDNGDVCWTKIVRASEKVPIVCMDLLSKPSKPCYEDKDWIAVGDGKGNMTVVRVSNVASPNADITLTWSAEKERQLLGTHWCKPLGYNYVFTADPRGALKLWRLWDTSQPFPYNSSASSNVSLIAEFTSCFGMRIMCLDASVEDEVLVCGDIRGNLVLFPLLKSVLESTIAVSDMKIAALSYFKGAHGISSVTSVSVSSLNSNQIEMRSTGGDGCICYLEYGIDRQNLEFIGMKQVKELSLIQSVCSDNKSDCDSSIAHFAAGFASVDFMIWNLKNETKVLQIPCGGWRRPHSYYVGDQPEIKNCFAYVKDEVIHIHRHWEPEGLGKIYPLNLHMQFHGREMHSLCFITEELQPGAKHSLLSRSSWIATGCEDGTVRLTRYTPGVENWSESKLLGEHVGGSAVRSICYTSRIHVISSDLAKSTVALNKDDVFVENIENPFLLISVGAKRVLTSWLLRNRKLHKTEDSTLAGEQHNATENGNSSEVSSSMSFQWLSTDMPPKYSSSDKYTKSIGKETGLQENVPGMKANEGTEDGKMELKSCTRDKCEDDWRYLAVTAFLVKYAGSRLTVCFVVVACSDATLTLRALVLPHRLWFDVALMVSLSSPVLALQHVIIPTCLPSKENIQDRSVYIVISGATDGSVAFWDISESIETFMCWVSVLHVEKFIDCQKRPRTGRGSQGGRWWRSIGRSMSKNSTDSESITDKAGPAANLDFPNFVKHEIPSLKDASESSTTTSFEAIHVASNKSELDIDDSSSEICKICPSHVLKNLHQSGVNCLHVSDVKGCQSPDNGFVYNVLSGGDDQALHYLSFDLEFSSAERKTEIITPEVINPITGQGCAKNFVKSYQNQNHGYRIRFLNRDKVLSAHSSAVKGVWTDGLWVFSTGLDQRIRCWRLGEQGKITEKAYVIISVPEPEALDARICSRGYYQIAVAGRGMQIAEFWCNS, from the exons ATGGCGGTAGAGCTAGAGCAGAGCGGTTCATGGTGTCTCCAAAGTAGCCAATACATTGGTGAAATTTCAGCACTTTCTCTTCTCCACTTCCCGCATCGTCTTTCTTCTCTTCCTTACCTCCTTGCTG GCTCTGGTTCTCAACTTCTCGTCTATGATTTGGAACTGGGAAAGATGGTAAACTCTTTCGACGTATTCCATGGCATTCGCGTTCACGGAATTTCTTCTAGCAACATTCATTCCTCTAAAATTGCCATTTTTGGTGAAAAGAGAGTCAAGCTATATAGCTTAGGTCTTGCCCAGATAGGCCTGGACTTGACGCTACTCCAATCCTTGCCCAAGTTTGGTAGTTGGGTTTTGGATGTTTGCTTTTTGAAG GGTCATTGGAGTTCATCTCAAGAACAGGAAGCCAATTCCCATCTCGTAGTAGGATGCAGTGATAACTCTGTTCTTTTATGGGACATGTCAAACTCTAGCGTGGTTCTTCATGTTCAATCCCCCG ATAGAAGCCTTTTATATTCAATGCGCTTATGGGGTAACACTGACAGTCTTGAAGCTCTCCGTATTGCCTCTGGTACTATTTATAATGAG ATAATCGTTTGGAAAATGGTTCCTCGAGATGATGGCATGCCCAGCTCTCACTTTTATAATTATGAAGCTGTTCATATATGTAAACTAGTTGGCCATGAAGGTTCAATCTTCCGTTTGACATGGTCCTCTGATGGAGCGAAGCTGGTCTCTGTTTCTGATGATCGTAG CGCTCGTATTTGGGAAATAGAAGATAAACCATCAGAATCTGTTGGCATCTCCCTCTTTGGTCACAGTGCAAGAGTTTGGGACTGCTGTGTATCTGATTCT TTGATTGTCACTGCTGGCGAAGATTGCACTTGCCGTGTTTGGGGACTGGATGGAAAACAACTCCATATGATCAAGGAGCACTT AGGAAGGGGAATATGGCGATGTTTGTATGATCCAAAATTTTCTATACTCATTACTGCTGGATTTGACTCTTCAATCAAAGTGCATCAGCTGCAGACTTCACTCTCTGGAAGTCCGGAGGGACATGCTGAGGCAAAGGAAATTGACAGAACAAACAAATTCTCTGTTTGTATTCCTAGATCTTCGGATCATATTGGGCTAACAGATAG TAAAAGTGAGTATGTTCGTTGCTTGCGATTTTCACACCAAGACACCCTTTATGTTTCCACAAACAATGGTTATCTCTACCATGCTAAATTATCTGATAATGGTGATGTATGTTGGACAAAGATTGTGCGGGCTAGTGAAAAGGTGCCCATTGTTTGTATGGATTTGCTATCAAAACCATCCAAGCCTTGCTATGAGGACAAGGATTGGATTGCTGTTGGAGATGGTAAAGGGAACATGACAGTTGTCAGAGTTAGTAATGTTGCTTCTCCTAATGCAGACATCACCCTTACTTGGTCAGCGGAAAAAGAGAGACAGCTCTTGGGTACACATTGGTGTAAGCCATTAGGATACAA CTATGTTTTCACGGCTGACCCCAGAGGAGCATTGAAGCTATGGAGGCTGTGGGATACCTCACAACCTTTTCCTTATAATTCTTCGGCCAGTAGCAATGTCTCTCTTATAGCTGAATTCACATCTTGTTTTGGAATGCGAATAATGTGTTTGGACGCCTCAGTTGAGGATGAG GTGCTTGTATGTGGAGATATACGTGGAAATCTTGTTTTATTTCCTTTATTAAAAAGTGTGTTGGAGAGCACAATTGCTGTATCAGATATGAAAATAGCTGCATTATCTTACTTCAAAGGGGCACATGGAATATCAAGTGTCACCAGTGTTTCTGTTTCTAGCCTAAATTCCAATCAGATTGAAATGCGATCG ACTGGTGGAGATGGGTGCATATGCTATTTGGAATATGGCATAGATAGGCAGAATTTGGAATTTATCGGGATGAAACAAGTGAAGGAATTGAGTTTGATCCAGTCTGTTTGCTCCGATAATAAATCAGATTGTGATTCGTCTATTGCCCACTTTGCAGCTGGTTTTGCATCTGTTGATTTTATGATATGGAATTTGAAAAACGAAACAAAG GTCTTGCAAATACCTTGTGGTGGATGGCGACGTCCTCATTCCTATTATGTTGGTGATCAACCAGAAATAAAGAACTGTTTTGCATACGTAAAG GATGAAGTTATCCATATTCATAGACATTGGGAACCAGAAGGTTTAGGGAAGATATACCCCCTGAACCTGCATATGCAATTCCATGGGAGAGAAATGCACTCCTTATGTTTCATCACAGAAGAATTGCAGCCTGGAGCAAAGCACAGCCTTTTATCTCGATCTAGTTGGATTGCTACTGGCTGTGAAGATGGAACTGTAAGGTTGACTAG ATATACTCCAGGTGTTGAAAATTGGTCTGAATCAAAATTACTGGGGGAGCATGTTGGTGGATCAGCTGTGAGGTCAATATGCTATACGTCAAGGATACACGTGATTTCATCAGATCTGGCCAAAAGTACTGTTGCCCTAAACAAAGATGATGTGTTTGTAGAGAATATAGAAAATCCATTTCTTCTGATTTCAGTTGGTGCAAAACGGGTCCTAACTTCTTGGCTGTTGAGGAATAGGAAATTACACAAGACAGAAGACAGTACACTGGCTGGTGAGCAGCATAATGCTACAGAAAATGGCAATTCATCTGAAGTGTCATCTTCTATGTCATTCCAGTGGCTTTCAACTGATATGCCACCCAAATATTCAAGTTCAGATAAATATACCAAAAGTATTGGGAAGGAAACTGGTCTACAAGAGAATGTGCCTGGTATGAAAGCTAACGAAGGTACAGAAGATGGGAAAATGGAGCTGAAATCTTGCACTAGAGACAAATGTGAAGATGATTGGAGATACCTGGCTGTCACTGCTTTTCTTGTGAAATATGCTGGTTCCAG GTTAACTGTCTGTTTTGTAGTTGTCGCTTGTTCAGATGCCACATTGACGTTACGGGCTCTAGTCTTGCCCCATAGATTAtg GTTTGATGTGGCATTGATGGTGTCCCTATCATCACCCGTTTTAGCATTGCAGCATGTTATCATTCCAACATGTTTGCCTTCTAAAG AGAATATTCAGGATAGAAGTGTGTATATTGTCATTAGTGGTGCTACAGACGGGAGCGTTGCCTTCTGGGACATAAGTGAAAGTATTGAAACTTTTATGTGTTGGGTATCAGTTCTTCATGTGGAGAAGTTCATTGACTGTCAGAAGCGGCCACGTACTGGAAGGGGAAGTCAGGGTGGAAGATGGTGGAGATCTATTGGCCGTAGCATGTCGAAAAATAGCACAGACAGTGAATCAATCACTGACAAAGCTGGACCAGCCGCTAATCTTGATTTCCCAAATTTTGTTAAACATGAAATACCATCATTGAAAGATGCTTCTGAAAGTAGCACAACAACTTCTTTTGAAGCTATTCATGTTGCCTCCAATAAGTCAGAATTGGACATAGATGATTCTTCATCTGAAATATGCAAAATATGTCCTTCACATGTTTTAAAGAACCTTCACCAATCTGGTGTTAATTGTCTTCATGTTTCAGATGTGAAAGGTTGTCAAAGTCCTGACAATGGTTTTGTTTACAATGTACTTAGTGGAGGTGATGATCAAGCTCTCCACTATCTTAGCTTTGATTTAGAATTTTCATCAGCAGAGCGGAAAACTGAAATAATAACACCAGAAGTGATAAATCCCATCACTGGGCAAGGATGTGCTAAGAACTTTGTTAAATCTTACCAAAATCAGAACCACGGTTATAGGATCAGATTCTTAAATCGTGATAAGGTTCTTTCTGCTCATTCCTCTGCTGTAAAAG
- the LOC133033200 gene encoding uncharacterized protein LOC133033200 isoform X2: protein MFNPPVSKSYRSLLYSMRLWGNTDSLEALRIASGTIYNEIIVWKMVPRDDGMPSSHFYNYEAVHICKLVGHEGSIFRLTWSSDGAKLVSVSDDRSARIWEIEDKPSESVGISLFGHSARVWDCCVSDSLIVTAGEDCTCRVWGLDGKQLHMIKEHLGRGIWRCLYDPKFSILITAGFDSSIKVHQLQTSLSGSPEGHAEAKEIDRTNKFSVCIPRSSDHIGLTDSKSEYVRCLRFSHQDTLYVSTNNGYLYHAKLSDNGDVCWTKIVRASEKVPIVCMDLLSKPSKPCYEDKDWIAVGDGKGNMTVVRVSNVASPNADITLTWSAEKERQLLGTHWCKPLGYNYVFTADPRGALKLWRLWDTSQPFPYNSSASSNVSLIAEFTSCFGMRIMCLDASVEDEVLVCGDIRGNLVLFPLLKSVLESTIAVSDMKIAALSYFKGAHGISSVTSVSVSSLNSNQIEMRSTGGDGCICYLEYGIDRQNLEFIGMKQVKELSLIQSVCSDNKSDCDSSIAHFAAGFASVDFMIWNLKNETKVLQIPCGGWRRPHSYYVGDQPEIKNCFAYVKDEVIHIHRHWEPEGLGKIYPLNLHMQFHGREMHSLCFITEELQPGAKHSLLSRSSWIATGCEDGTVRLTRYTPGVENWSESKLLGEHVGGSAVRSICYTSRIHVISSDLAKSTVALNKDDVFVENIENPFLLISVGAKRVLTSWLLRNRKLHKTEDSTLAGEQHNATENGNSSEVSSSMSFQWLSTDMPPKYSSSDKYTKSIGKETGLQENVPGMKANEGTEDGKMELKSCTRDKCEDDWRYLAVTAFLVKYAGSRLTVCFVVVACSDATLTLRALVLPHRLWFDVALMVSLSSPVLALQHVIIPTCLPSKENIQDRSVYIVISGATDGSVAFWDISESIETFMCWVSVLHVEKFIDCQKRPRTGRGSQGGRWWRSIGRSMSKNSTDSESITDKAGPAANLDFPNFVKHEIPSLKDASESSTTTSFEAIHVASNKSELDIDDSSSEICKICPSHVLKNLHQSGVNCLHVSDVKGCQSPDNGFVYNVLSGGDDQALHYLSFDLEFSSAERKTEIITPEVINPITGQGCAKNFVKSYQNQNHGYRIRFLNRDKVLSAHSSAVKGVWTDGLWVFSTGLDQRIRCWRLGEQGKITEKAYVIISVPEPEALDARICSRGYYQIAVAGRGMQIAEFWCNS from the exons ATGTTCAATCCCCCGGTTAGTAAATCAT ATAGAAGCCTTTTATATTCAATGCGCTTATGGGGTAACACTGACAGTCTTGAAGCTCTCCGTATTGCCTCTGGTACTATTTATAATGAG ATAATCGTTTGGAAAATGGTTCCTCGAGATGATGGCATGCCCAGCTCTCACTTTTATAATTATGAAGCTGTTCATATATGTAAACTAGTTGGCCATGAAGGTTCAATCTTCCGTTTGACATGGTCCTCTGATGGAGCGAAGCTGGTCTCTGTTTCTGATGATCGTAG CGCTCGTATTTGGGAAATAGAAGATAAACCATCAGAATCTGTTGGCATCTCCCTCTTTGGTCACAGTGCAAGAGTTTGGGACTGCTGTGTATCTGATTCT TTGATTGTCACTGCTGGCGAAGATTGCACTTGCCGTGTTTGGGGACTGGATGGAAAACAACTCCATATGATCAAGGAGCACTT AGGAAGGGGAATATGGCGATGTTTGTATGATCCAAAATTTTCTATACTCATTACTGCTGGATTTGACTCTTCAATCAAAGTGCATCAGCTGCAGACTTCACTCTCTGGAAGTCCGGAGGGACATGCTGAGGCAAAGGAAATTGACAGAACAAACAAATTCTCTGTTTGTATTCCTAGATCTTCGGATCATATTGGGCTAACAGATAG TAAAAGTGAGTATGTTCGTTGCTTGCGATTTTCACACCAAGACACCCTTTATGTTTCCACAAACAATGGTTATCTCTACCATGCTAAATTATCTGATAATGGTGATGTATGTTGGACAAAGATTGTGCGGGCTAGTGAAAAGGTGCCCATTGTTTGTATGGATTTGCTATCAAAACCATCCAAGCCTTGCTATGAGGACAAGGATTGGATTGCTGTTGGAGATGGTAAAGGGAACATGACAGTTGTCAGAGTTAGTAATGTTGCTTCTCCTAATGCAGACATCACCCTTACTTGGTCAGCGGAAAAAGAGAGACAGCTCTTGGGTACACATTGGTGTAAGCCATTAGGATACAA CTATGTTTTCACGGCTGACCCCAGAGGAGCATTGAAGCTATGGAGGCTGTGGGATACCTCACAACCTTTTCCTTATAATTCTTCGGCCAGTAGCAATGTCTCTCTTATAGCTGAATTCACATCTTGTTTTGGAATGCGAATAATGTGTTTGGACGCCTCAGTTGAGGATGAG GTGCTTGTATGTGGAGATATACGTGGAAATCTTGTTTTATTTCCTTTATTAAAAAGTGTGTTGGAGAGCACAATTGCTGTATCAGATATGAAAATAGCTGCATTATCTTACTTCAAAGGGGCACATGGAATATCAAGTGTCACCAGTGTTTCTGTTTCTAGCCTAAATTCCAATCAGATTGAAATGCGATCG ACTGGTGGAGATGGGTGCATATGCTATTTGGAATATGGCATAGATAGGCAGAATTTGGAATTTATCGGGATGAAACAAGTGAAGGAATTGAGTTTGATCCAGTCTGTTTGCTCCGATAATAAATCAGATTGTGATTCGTCTATTGCCCACTTTGCAGCTGGTTTTGCATCTGTTGATTTTATGATATGGAATTTGAAAAACGAAACAAAG GTCTTGCAAATACCTTGTGGTGGATGGCGACGTCCTCATTCCTATTATGTTGGTGATCAACCAGAAATAAAGAACTGTTTTGCATACGTAAAG GATGAAGTTATCCATATTCATAGACATTGGGAACCAGAAGGTTTAGGGAAGATATACCCCCTGAACCTGCATATGCAATTCCATGGGAGAGAAATGCACTCCTTATGTTTCATCACAGAAGAATTGCAGCCTGGAGCAAAGCACAGCCTTTTATCTCGATCTAGTTGGATTGCTACTGGCTGTGAAGATGGAACTGTAAGGTTGACTAG ATATACTCCAGGTGTTGAAAATTGGTCTGAATCAAAATTACTGGGGGAGCATGTTGGTGGATCAGCTGTGAGGTCAATATGCTATACGTCAAGGATACACGTGATTTCATCAGATCTGGCCAAAAGTACTGTTGCCCTAAACAAAGATGATGTGTTTGTAGAGAATATAGAAAATCCATTTCTTCTGATTTCAGTTGGTGCAAAACGGGTCCTAACTTCTTGGCTGTTGAGGAATAGGAAATTACACAAGACAGAAGACAGTACACTGGCTGGTGAGCAGCATAATGCTACAGAAAATGGCAATTCATCTGAAGTGTCATCTTCTATGTCATTCCAGTGGCTTTCAACTGATATGCCACCCAAATATTCAAGTTCAGATAAATATACCAAAAGTATTGGGAAGGAAACTGGTCTACAAGAGAATGTGCCTGGTATGAAAGCTAACGAAGGTACAGAAGATGGGAAAATGGAGCTGAAATCTTGCACTAGAGACAAATGTGAAGATGATTGGAGATACCTGGCTGTCACTGCTTTTCTTGTGAAATATGCTGGTTCCAG GTTAACTGTCTGTTTTGTAGTTGTCGCTTGTTCAGATGCCACATTGACGTTACGGGCTCTAGTCTTGCCCCATAGATTAtg GTTTGATGTGGCATTGATGGTGTCCCTATCATCACCCGTTTTAGCATTGCAGCATGTTATCATTCCAACATGTTTGCCTTCTAAAG AGAATATTCAGGATAGAAGTGTGTATATTGTCATTAGTGGTGCTACAGACGGGAGCGTTGCCTTCTGGGACATAAGTGAAAGTATTGAAACTTTTATGTGTTGGGTATCAGTTCTTCATGTGGAGAAGTTCATTGACTGTCAGAAGCGGCCACGTACTGGAAGGGGAAGTCAGGGTGGAAGATGGTGGAGATCTATTGGCCGTAGCATGTCGAAAAATAGCACAGACAGTGAATCAATCACTGACAAAGCTGGACCAGCCGCTAATCTTGATTTCCCAAATTTTGTTAAACATGAAATACCATCATTGAAAGATGCTTCTGAAAGTAGCACAACAACTTCTTTTGAAGCTATTCATGTTGCCTCCAATAAGTCAGAATTGGACATAGATGATTCTTCATCTGAAATATGCAAAATATGTCCTTCACATGTTTTAAAGAACCTTCACCAATCTGGTGTTAATTGTCTTCATGTTTCAGATGTGAAAGGTTGTCAAAGTCCTGACAATGGTTTTGTTTACAATGTACTTAGTGGAGGTGATGATCAAGCTCTCCACTATCTTAGCTTTGATTTAGAATTTTCATCAGCAGAGCGGAAAACTGAAATAATAACACCAGAAGTGATAAATCCCATCACTGGGCAAGGATGTGCTAAGAACTTTGTTAAATCTTACCAAAATCAGAACCACGGTTATAGGATCAGATTCTTAAATCGTGATAAGGTTCTTTCTGCTCATTCCTCTGCTGTAAAAG